One window of Acidimicrobiales bacterium genomic DNA carries:
- a CDS encoding NlpC/P60 family protein, whose amino-acid sequence MRPERSPRALPRRRAVLAGAVVAGLLAVPVASSLPAGAQSLESKRAEAAAVASELASLDRELMDINARYEASRYELSQAEERVSEAQARVDQTNAELDQRRGEMRTFAVKAYQSGNDSPELNALLTADGDTAPAKKSYIEVTNGNRRDLVDSLSAMQRQAEDETKRLQQAQAEAERVSDEMASTRADAERATEAQRAVNNRVQGELATLVREEEARRAAAAAAAAAAAAERAAAESASRAPAPSSSAAPAPRSTGGGSPAPAPAPAPSGPAPTLRGGLEGAIDAALSKVGAPYVWGSAGPNTFDCSGLMVWAFKQVGISLPHYSGAQYASTTRISRAQLQPGDLVFWGSGGSEHVALYMGGNQIVHAFSSRAATGVTALDGWWKTPSGYGRI is encoded by the coding sequence ATGCGACCCGAACGAAGCCCACGGGCCCTCCCCCGACGCCGTGCCGTGCTGGCCGGTGCCGTCGTCGCCGGCCTCCTCGCCGTGCCGGTGGCGTCCAGCCTCCCCGCCGGCGCCCAGTCCCTCGAGTCCAAGCGCGCCGAAGCGGCCGCCGTGGCCTCCGAGCTGGCCAGCCTCGACCGCGAGCTCATGGACATCAACGCCCGCTACGAGGCGTCGCGCTACGAGCTCTCGCAGGCCGAGGAGCGGGTGAGCGAGGCCCAGGCCCGCGTCGACCAGACCAACGCCGAGCTCGACCAACGCCGTGGCGAGATGCGCACCTTCGCCGTGAAGGCCTACCAGAGCGGCAACGACAGCCCCGAGCTCAATGCGCTCCTCACCGCCGACGGCGACACCGCGCCGGCGAAGAAGTCCTACATCGAGGTCACCAACGGCAACCGCCGCGACCTCGTCGACAGCCTCAGCGCCATGCAGCGCCAGGCCGAGGACGAGACCAAGCGCCTCCAGCAGGCCCAGGCGGAGGCCGAGCGCGTCAGCGACGAGATGGCCTCCACCCGCGCCGACGCCGAGCGGGCCACCGAGGCCCAGCGGGCCGTCAACAACCGTGTGCAGGGCGAGCTCGCCACACTGGTCCGCGAAGAGGAGGCCCGCCGCGCCGCCGCGGCCGCAGCCGCCGCGGCGGCCGCCGCCGAACGGGCCGCCGCCGAGAGCGCCTCGCGCGCCCCTGCGCCCTCGTCGTCCGCCGCCCCTGCCCCCCGTTCGACCGGTGGCGGCTCACCGGCACCGGCACCGGCACCGGCGCCGTCGGGCCCCGCTCCCACCCTGCGCGGTGGGCTGGAGGGCGCGATCGACGCCGCCCTCAGCAAGGTCGGCGCCCCGTACGTCTGGGGGTCGGCGGGTCCGAACACCTTCGACTGCTCCGGGTTGATGGTCTGGGCGTTCAAGCAGGTCGGTATCTCCCTTCCCCACTACAGCGGCGCCCAGTACGCCTCCACGACCCGGATCTCCAGGGCGCAGCTCCAGCCCGGCGACCTCGTCTTCTGGGGCTCCGGCGGTTCGGAGCACGTGGCGCTCTACATGGGCGGCAACCAGATCGTCCACGCCTTCAGCTCCCGGGCGGCCACCGGCGTGACCGCCCTCGACGGCTGGTGGAAGACCCCGTCGGGCTACGGACGCATCTGA
- a CDS encoding aminoglycoside phosphotransferase family protein — MPGPDPSPHPDPAAVLSAPNGPREQAALDAVVAVASGAGLDTRRAGIFRAGSAVIVGLPEAMVLGRVDPPAREATARRQVIVSELLADLGVAAVTVSEPYDQPVMTEAGSVTTWTWLEVVEGEEVDPRELGRIARSLHDVTRGGVANVPSFDILGAVRAELDRAEEAGRTAEADLVLLRERAARLEATWPDPEDDPLGVAVVHGDLHRHNVLSTPTGPVLVDLEMSGVGPVCADIVPQVVAVRRYGAPPRVLDEFLAGYGLEASGWPGFETLVQAYELWTTAWAVGNRGQSAEIDDEAEVRLDRWRPGHRFPRPWALR; from the coding sequence GTGCCCGGCCCCGATCCCTCTCCCCACCCGGATCCGGCCGCCGTGCTGTCCGCCCCCAACGGCCCGCGTGAGCAGGCCGCGCTCGACGCCGTGGTCGCAGTGGCGTCCGGCGCCGGGCTCGACACCCGACGCGCGGGGATCTTCCGGGCGGGCTCGGCGGTCATCGTGGGGCTCCCCGAGGCCATGGTGCTGGGGCGGGTCGACCCACCGGCCCGGGAGGCGACCGCCCGGCGCCAGGTGATCGTGTCCGAGCTCCTGGCCGACCTCGGGGTCGCCGCCGTGACCGTCAGCGAGCCCTACGACCAGCCCGTGATGACCGAGGCGGGCTCGGTGACCACGTGGACCTGGTTGGAGGTCGTCGAGGGCGAGGAGGTCGACCCCCGCGAGCTCGGCCGCATCGCCCGTTCGCTCCACGACGTCACCCGGGGCGGGGTGGCCAACGTGCCGTCGTTCGACATCCTCGGGGCGGTGCGGGCCGAGCTCGACCGCGCCGAGGAGGCGGGGCGCACCGCCGAGGCCGATCTCGTGCTGCTCCGCGAGCGGGCGGCACGGCTCGAGGCGACCTGGCCCGACCCCGAGGACGACCCGCTCGGGGTCGCCGTCGTGCACGGCGACCTGCATCGTCACAACGTCCTGTCCACCCCGACCGGACCGGTGCTCGTCGACCTCGAGATGTCCGGGGTCGGCCCGGTGTGCGCCGACATCGTCCCCCAGGTGGTGGCGGTGCGCCGGTACGGGGCACCGCCCCGGGTGCTCGACGAGTTCTTGGCTGGCTACGGGTTGGAGGCGAGCGGATGGCCGGGCTTCGAGACCCTCGTCCAGGCCTACGAGCTCTGGACGACGGCCTGGGCGGTCGGCAACCGCGGCCAGTCAGCCGAGATCGACGACGAGGCCGAGGTACGGCTCGACCGCTGGCGTCCGGGGCACCGCTTCCCCCGGCCGTGGGCGCTGCGCTGA
- a CDS encoding copper chaperone PCu(A)C, producing MTSEPLTEPVAVPDDAAGDVARPSLLRRWAPVLVVLGGIAVVVVTAIVSPFDSQPPKLTVQAAYLGAGADPAGAYLVIVNDGGGDDLVGVSVPGATVTLQRRVADPATGTAELEEATSLRLAGYETTRLQPGGDQLLLTGLTPVEGPTVPMELRFRVADPVTVQAEVLSYDQIGQLLLPPRLETPAGP from the coding sequence ATGACGAGCGAACCCCTGACCGAGCCCGTTGCCGTCCCCGACGACGCCGCCGGCGACGTGGCGCGACCCAGCCTGTTGCGCCGGTGGGCGCCGGTGTTGGTCGTCCTGGGCGGCATCGCCGTCGTGGTGGTCACGGCGATCGTGAGCCCCTTCGACTCCCAGCCCCCGAAGCTGACCGTGCAGGCCGCCTACCTGGGCGCCGGGGCGGACCCGGCGGGGGCCTACCTCGTCATCGTGAACGACGGTGGGGGCGACGATCTGGTCGGGGTGAGCGTCCCGGGCGCCACGGTGACGCTCCAACGGCGGGTCGCGGACCCGGCCACCGGGACCGCCGAGCTGGAGGAGGCGACCTCGCTGCGCCTCGCCGGCTACGAGACGACCCGGCTCCAGCCCGGCGGCGACCAGCTCCTCCTCACCGGCCTCACCCCTGTCGAGGGGCCGACCGTCCCGATGGAGCTGCGCTTCCGGGTCGCCGATCCGGTGACGGTCCAGGCCGAGGTCCTCAGCTACGACCAGATCGGGCAGTTGCTGTTGCCCCCGCGGCTCGAGACCCCCGCCGGTCCCTGA
- the lnt gene encoding apolipoprotein N-acyltransferase: MLSLPAVSERVRGAVLALVAGLALAASVPPWGWWPLAFVGVALWDRALAGRPARSRAARSFLLGVTWLAPALLWMWDLTAPGYVIAVVWFAAYVAVAGLSVPGSAADPRARWLALPGALVLCEAARWSFPFEGVPLATTAMSQADAPLAQVARIGSAIGVVLVVGIGGVALSAASSRRWWVAGGALAVVLVLWGSSLVAPRGADVADLDVAVVQGGGPQGTRASDTDADEVFDRHMAASQTIDGPVDLVLWPENVVTLDQPLATTREHRELAALARRLDTTIVVGVTEDLDDERFTNYAVVYGPDGEVGDRYDKVLRVPFGEYVPFRGLVEPFAGSSGLSARDAVVGTTPAVLRTDVGSFGVAISWEVFFTGRVREGVREGGEAVLNPTNGSSYWLTQVQTQQVASSRLRAIETGRWVLQAAPTGFSAVVEPDGGLVARTGVSEPAVLREVITRRDGLTIATRIGPWPIVALAALMVAGGWILAWRLGPGSPDVSRRRGR; this comes from the coding sequence GTGCTCTCCCTGCCCGCGGTGTCCGAACGCGTCCGCGGCGCCGTCCTGGCCCTGGTCGCGGGACTGGCGCTGGCGGCGTCGGTCCCACCGTGGGGGTGGTGGCCGTTGGCCTTCGTGGGGGTCGCGCTCTGGGATCGCGCCCTGGCCGGTCGCCCGGCGCGGTCGCGGGCCGCCCGGTCGTTCCTCCTCGGCGTGACGTGGCTGGCGCCGGCGTTGCTGTGGATGTGGGACCTCACCGCCCCCGGCTACGTGATCGCCGTGGTGTGGTTCGCCGCCTACGTCGCCGTCGCCGGGTTGTCGGTGCCGGGGTCGGCGGCCGATCCGCGGGCCCGGTGGCTGGCCCTGCCCGGGGCGCTGGTGCTGTGCGAGGCGGCCCGGTGGTCGTTCCCGTTCGAGGGGGTGCCGCTGGCCACGACGGCGATGAGCCAGGCCGACGCCCCGCTGGCCCAGGTGGCCCGGATCGGCAGCGCCATCGGCGTCGTCCTCGTGGTCGGCATCGGGGGCGTGGCCCTGTCGGCGGCGTCGTCCCGACGCTGGTGGGTGGCGGGTGGGGCGCTCGCCGTGGTCCTGGTGCTGTGGGGCTCGTCCCTCGTCGCTCCACGGGGGGCCGACGTCGCCGACCTCGACGTCGCGGTGGTGCAGGGCGGCGGACCGCAGGGAACCCGGGCATCGGACACCGACGCCGACGAGGTCTTCGACCGCCACATGGCCGCCAGCCAGACGATCGACGGGCCGGTCGACCTGGTGCTGTGGCCCGAGAACGTCGTGACCCTCGACCAGCCGTTGGCCACCACCCGGGAGCACCGTGAGCTGGCGGCGTTGGCCCGACGGCTGGACACGACCATCGTGGTCGGCGTCACCGAGGACCTCGATGACGAGCGCTTCACCAACTACGCCGTGGTGTACGGCCCCGACGGCGAGGTCGGGGACCGGTACGACAAGGTCCTCCGGGTCCCCTTCGGCGAGTACGTCCCGTTCCGGGGGCTGGTCGAGCCGTTCGCCGGTTCGTCCGGGCTCAGCGCCCGTGACGCGGTGGTGGGCACCACCCCGGCCGTGCTGCGCACCGACGTCGGCTCGTTCGGCGTGGCGATCTCCTGGGAGGTCTTCTTCACCGGACGGGTCCGGGAGGGGGTGCGTGAGGGGGGAGAGGCGGTGCTCAATCCCACGAACGGGTCGAGCTACTGGTTGACCCAGGTGCAGACCCAGCAGGTCGCCTCCAGCCGCCTGCGGGCCATCGAGACCGGCCGCTGGGTGCTCCAGGCCGCCCCGACCGGGTTCAGTGCGGTCGTCGAGCCCGACGGGGGCCTCGTCGCCCGGACCGGTGTCAGCGAGCCGGCCGTGCTCCGCGAGGTCATCACCCGTCGCGACGGGCTGACGATCGCCACCCGGATCGGACCGTGGCCGATCGTCGCCCTGGCCGCGCTCATGGTGGCCGGCGGCTGGATCCTGGCGTGGCGCCTCGGTCCGGGCTCGCCCGACGTCAGCCGTCGGCGAGGTCGATGA
- a CDS encoding ATP-binding cassette domain-containing protein: MLRARGVSRSFGGQTVLDGVDLQVDARDRVGVIGRNGVGKSTLLRLLAGLDLPDGGVVERAPRQLTVGLLPQEPDARAGETLLDYLARRTGVAAASVELDRCTEALTDGSSEALEAYGDALEHFIALGGADLEARAAAVAERVGLPRRRLAQHTVTLSGGEAARTALAAILLSQVDVLLLDEPTNNLDFAGLDLLESFLDGFDGAAVVVSHDRAFLDRAVHRIVEVDERSRRATEYAGGWTAYTEARALARRQQYEAHRSYVDERDELRERQRRQIGWSDKGVRQAKASSENDKHLRRRQVARSEKQAGKVKATERRIDRLEVVEKPWEGWRLDLQLIPAGRSGDVVARLDGAVVERGSFRLGPIDLEIGWRERVALVGPNGAGKTTLLGALLGTVVLTEGRRWLGPGVVIGEMDQARTSFDGDRPVLELVQVRTGLPLSESRSLLAKFGLSADHVGRRGVELSPGERSRAVLACLMAEGVNCLVLDEPTNHLDPEAIEQLESALGAYEGTVVVVSHDRRFLEALALERVIDLADG, from the coding sequence GTGCTGAGGGCCCGAGGTGTGTCGAGGTCGTTCGGTGGCCAGACCGTGCTCGACGGGGTGGACCTCCAGGTCGATGCCCGCGACCGCGTGGGAGTGATCGGGCGGAACGGGGTGGGGAAGTCGACGCTCCTCCGGCTCCTCGCCGGGCTCGACCTCCCCGATGGCGGCGTCGTCGAACGGGCCCCTCGCCAGCTCACCGTCGGTCTGCTGCCCCAGGAGCCCGACGCACGCGCCGGGGAGACCCTGCTCGACTACCTGGCGCGCCGCACGGGCGTGGCGGCCGCCTCCGTGGAGTTGGACCGCTGCACCGAAGCCCTGACGGACGGGAGCAGCGAGGCCCTCGAGGCCTACGGAGACGCGCTCGAGCACTTCATCGCGCTCGGGGGCGCCGACCTCGAGGCGAGGGCTGCAGCGGTGGCCGAGCGCGTCGGCCTGCCCCGCAGGCGGCTCGCGCAGCACACGGTCACCCTCTCGGGTGGCGAGGCCGCCCGCACCGCCCTCGCCGCCATCCTCCTGTCCCAGGTCGACGTCTTGTTGCTCGACGAGCCCACCAACAACCTCGACTTCGCCGGGCTCGACCTCCTGGAGTCGTTCCTCGACGGCTTCGACGGAGCCGCCGTCGTGGTCTCGCACGATCGGGCGTTCCTCGACCGGGCGGTGCACCGCATCGTCGAGGTGGACGAGCGCTCCCGACGCGCCACGGAGTACGCCGGCGGGTGGACGGCCTACACGGAGGCCCGAGCCCTGGCCCGTCGCCAGCAGTACGAGGCCCACCGGTCCTACGTGGACGAGCGCGACGAGTTGCGGGAGCGTCAGCGCCGCCAGATCGGCTGGTCCGACAAGGGTGTGCGTCAGGCCAAGGCCTCCAGCGAGAACGACAAGCACCTCCGGCGGCGGCAGGTCGCCCGTAGCGAGAAGCAGGCGGGGAAGGTCAAGGCGACGGAGCGGCGCATCGACCGGCTCGAGGTGGTCGAGAAGCCCTGGGAGGGGTGGCGGCTCGACCTCCAGCTCATCCCGGCGGGGCGCAGCGGCGACGTGGTCGCCCGCCTCGACGGGGCGGTGGTGGAGCGGGGGTCCTTCCGCCTCGGCCCGATCGACCTCGAGATCGGCTGGCGGGAACGCGTGGCGTTGGTCGGCCCGAACGGGGCCGGGAAGACGACGCTGCTGGGCGCGTTGCTGGGCACGGTGGTGCTCACCGAGGGCCGGCGGTGGTTGGGCCCCGGAGTGGTGATCGGCGAGATGGATCAGGCCAGGACGTCCTTCGACGGCGATCGACCGGTACTCGAGCTCGTGCAGGTCCGCACCGGTCTCCCGCTCAGCGAATCGCGGTCGTTGCTGGCCAAGTTCGGTCTGAGCGCCGACCATGTCGGCCGGCGCGGGGTGGAGCTGTCACCGGGAGAGCGGAGCCGGGCGGTGCTGGCGTGTCTCATGGCCGAAGGCGTCAACTGCCTCGTGCTCGACGAGCCGACCAACCACCTCGACCCGGAGGCCATCGAGCAGCTGGAGTCCGCGCTGGGGGCCTACGAGGGCACGGTCGTGGTGGTCTCCCACGACCGTCGGTTCCTCGAGGCCCTGGCCCTGGAGCGGGTCATCGACCTCGCCGACGGCTGA
- the dtd gene encoding D-aminoacyl-tRNA deacylase produces the protein MRAVVQRVSEASVTVGGEVSGRIGQGLCVLVGVTHDDGPDTASTLARKLWRLRLFPDAEGRMDRSAEDVGAEVLVISQFTLYGDTSRGRRPGWSAAAPGAVAEPLVETLVVELTALGARVATGRFGAEMQVALVNDGPVTVIVEV, from the coding sequence GTGCGAGCGGTGGTGCAGCGGGTGTCGGAGGCGTCGGTCACCGTCGGGGGCGAGGTGTCGGGCCGGATCGGCCAGGGACTGTGCGTCCTGGTCGGCGTGACCCACGACGACGGCCCGGACACGGCCTCCACGCTGGCCCGCAAGCTCTGGCGGCTGCGGCTGTTCCCCGATGCCGAGGGGCGGATGGACCGGTCTGCCGAGGACGTCGGTGCCGAGGTGCTGGTGATCTCGCAGTTCACCCTGTACGGCGACACCAGCCGGGGCCGTCGCCCCGGGTGGAGCGCGGCGGCCCCGGGGGCGGTCGCCGAGCCCCTGGTCGAGACGCTGGTGGTCGAGCTGACGGCCCTCGGTGCCCGAGTCGCCACGGGCCGCTTCGGGGCCGAGATGCAGGTCGCACTCGTGAACGACGGGCCCGTGACGGTCATCGTCGAGGTCTGA
- a CDS encoding glycosyltransferase family 4 protein: protein MSVRSSSPHSPGASPLAADGDLALRIAFLSYRGKPHVGGQGVYTRHLTKALVDLGHEVEVLGGQPFPVLDERVPLVELPSLDIYNDHFPMRLPGPWEVTTWGDAVEVASFVSGSFPEPLAFSVRAWQHLRHRVNDFDIVQDNQSLGYGLLAIERAGLPVLATIHHPITVDRRLEMEHAESRWKRFSKARWYGFTRMQTRVATRMPRLITVSKNSLADIHADHRVPLDRLHVVPVGVDQELFRPLPGVERVPGRLITTASADVTMKGLRYLLEALAKLRTERHVELVVIGRLKEGGTSARIIDELGLRDIVTFVTGVPEQRIIELYSESQVAVVPSLYEGFSLPAIEAMACGVPLVATTGGALPEVVGDDNDTALLVPPGDPEALAATIAVALDDAALRDRIGAAGRRRVIERWTWRHTAVGTVEHYRALLAETAHVQDRRPGGAAAAPRYRRGAPTVAAPAPVVG from the coding sequence ATGTCCGTCCGCTCCTCGTCACCCCACTCCCCCGGCGCGTCCCCGTTGGCCGCCGACGGTGACCTGGCCCTGCGCATCGCCTTCCTCAGCTACCGGGGCAAGCCCCACGTGGGCGGGCAGGGCGTGTACACGCGCCATCTCACCAAGGCGCTCGTCGACCTGGGTCACGAGGTGGAGGTGCTCGGCGGCCAGCCCTTCCCGGTCCTCGACGAACGGGTCCCCCTGGTCGAGCTGCCCAGCCTCGACATCTACAACGACCACTTCCCCATGCGCCTGCCCGGCCCGTGGGAGGTCACGACCTGGGGCGACGCCGTCGAGGTGGCCTCCTTCGTGAGCGGCAGCTTCCCCGAGCCGCTCGCCTTCAGCGTCCGGGCGTGGCAGCACCTGCGCCACCGGGTCAACGACTTCGACATCGTCCAGGACAACCAGTCGCTCGGGTACGGGTTGTTGGCCATCGAGCGGGCCGGCCTGCCGGTGCTGGCCACCATCCACCACCCGATCACCGTCGATCGGCGCCTCGAGATGGAGCACGCCGAGAGCCGGTGGAAGCGCTTCTCGAAGGCCCGCTGGTACGGCTTCACGAGGATGCAGACCCGGGTGGCGACCCGGATGCCCCGACTCATCACGGTGTCGAAGAACTCCCTCGCCGACATCCACGCCGACCACCGGGTGCCGCTCGACCGGCTCCACGTCGTCCCGGTCGGCGTCGACCAGGAGCTCTTCCGCCCTCTGCCGGGGGTCGAGCGGGTGCCCGGACGGCTCATCACCACCGCCAGCGCCGACGTCACGATGAAGGGGCTGCGCTACCTGCTCGAGGCGTTGGCCAAGCTGCGCACCGAGCGCCACGTCGAGCTGGTCGTGATCGGGCGGTTGAAGGAAGGCGGCACCTCGGCCCGCATCATCGACGAGCTCGGGCTGCGCGACATCGTCACCTTCGTCACCGGCGTCCCCGAGCAGCGGATCATCGAGCTCTACTCCGAGTCCCAGGTCGCGGTGGTGCCCTCGCTGTACGAGGGGTTCTCCCTCCCCGCCATCGAGGCCATGGCCTGTGGCGTCCCCCTCGTCGCCACCACCGGGGGCGCGCTCCCCGAGGTCGTGGGCGACGACAACGACACCGCCCTGCTGGTCCCGCCCGGCGACCCCGAGGCGCTCGCCGCCACCATCGCCGTCGCCCTCGACGACGCCGCCCTCCGCGATCGGATCGGCGCCGCCGGACGACGGCGCGTCATCGAGCGCTGGACCTGGCGGCACACGGCCGTGGGCACCGTCGAGCACTACCGGGCCCTGCTGGCCGAGACCGCCCACGTGCAGGACCGCCGGCCGGGAGGCGCCGCCGCGGCGCCCCGCTACCGGCGCGGCGCGCCCACGGTCGCCGCGCCGGCGCCGGTCGTGGGCTGA
- a CDS encoding class I SAM-dependent methyltransferase, producing the protein MLTADYDRLGLRPGDRLLDLGCGFGRHAFEALRRGARVVACDMAVPELVETLGVFEGMQASGEAPPQMLATAVNGDATRLPFADGSFDRIIASEVMEHVADDLRALDELTRVLRPGGTMAVTVPAWFPERVCWALSEEYHAPYVEGGHVRIYTEGEVRRKMQGAGLEPGGAHLAHALHSPYWWLRCAVGPTNDANPLVRAYARLLEWDIVAAPSVTRVTERLLNPVLGKSLVVYATKPVRTMAHA; encoded by the coding sequence ATGCTGACCGCCGACTACGACCGCCTCGGCCTGCGGCCCGGCGACCGCCTGCTCGACCTCGGCTGCGGCTTCGGTCGCCACGCCTTCGAGGCGTTGCGCCGCGGCGCCCGCGTCGTGGCGTGCGACATGGCGGTGCCCGAGCTCGTCGAGACCCTCGGCGTCTTCGAGGGCATGCAGGCCTCCGGCGAGGCCCCGCCGCAGATGCTGGCCACCGCCGTCAACGGCGACGCCACCCGGCTCCCCTTCGCCGACGGCTCCTTCGACCGGATCATCGCCTCCGAGGTCATGGAGCACGTCGCCGACGACCTGCGCGCCCTCGACGAGCTCACCCGCGTCCTGCGCCCCGGCGGCACCATGGCGGTCACCGTGCCGGCCTGGTTCCCCGAGAGGGTCTGCTGGGCGCTCTCCGAGGAGTACCACGCCCCGTACGTCGAGGGGGGCCACGTGCGCATCTACACCGAGGGCGAGGTGCGCCGGAAGATGCAGGGCGCCGGCCTCGAGCCCGGTGGGGCCCACCTGGCCCACGCGCTGCACTCGCCGTACTGGTGGCTGCGGTGCGCCGTGGGTCCGACCAACGACGCCAACCCCCTCGTGCGGGCCTACGCCCGGCTGCTCGAGTGGGACATCGTGGCCGCCCCGTCGGTGACCCGGGTGACCGAGCGGCTGCTCAACCCGGTGCTCGGCAAGTCGCTCGTCGTGTACGCCACCAAGCCCGTGCGGACGATGGCCCATGCCTGA